A window from Hymenobacter volaticus encodes these proteins:
- a CDS encoding lysophospholipid acyltransferase family protein: MSKSVSKPYTWYYRPLGWLLRGLAHLPLTVLYGLADFIYFLLAYVVRYRQQVVLTNLRNSFPEKSEVEIQRVQRLFYRNFAQVIVETLKLAAMSEAELKRRVTFSNPEVLERHFAQGRTVLGLSSHAGNWEWVLTSGALWLSAHVDGVYKPLMNPFFESFMRQLRTGTGAGLIPMRDTLRDLIQRRGETRVVSLLSDQAAGPEDRPYWTTFMNQEAGFYTSAERLASRFNCPVVYVGIHRLHRGRYEIVLADLYDGDSPLPTDSFPITESFVRHLEADIRSFPADYLWSHRRWKHKRVRS; this comes from the coding sequence ATGAGTAAGTCTGTTTCTAAACCTTATACTTGGTACTACCGCCCACTTGGCTGGTTGCTGCGTGGGCTGGCACACTTGCCGCTTACAGTGCTCTATGGGCTAGCTGATTTCATCTATTTCCTGCTGGCTTATGTAGTACGGTACCGTCAGCAGGTCGTGCTTACTAATCTGCGCAACTCATTTCCAGAAAAGTCAGAAGTTGAAATTCAGCGAGTACAGCGCTTGTTTTATCGCAATTTTGCGCAAGTCATAGTGGAAACGCTGAAGCTGGCGGCAATGTCTGAAGCTGAGTTAAAGCGGCGCGTTACGTTCAGTAATCCAGAAGTGCTGGAGCGGCATTTTGCGCAAGGACGCACTGTGTTGGGCTTGTCGTCGCACGCTGGCAATTGGGAGTGGGTGCTTACCTCAGGAGCCCTCTGGCTGTCAGCTCACGTTGATGGCGTGTATAAGCCCTTAATGAATCCTTTCTTCGAGAGTTTCATGCGGCAGCTACGCACCGGTACGGGCGCTGGCCTGATACCCATGCGCGACACTTTGCGCGACTTGATTCAGCGCCGGGGTGAAACGCGGGTAGTAAGCCTGCTTTCCGACCAAGCGGCTGGGCCCGAGGATCGTCCTTATTGGACCACATTTATGAACCAAGAAGCTGGCTTTTATACCAGCGCTGAGCGCTTGGCTAGTCGTTTTAACTGTCCTGTTGTGTACGTAGGTATTCACCGTTTACATCGCGGCCGATACGAAATTGTTCTTGCGGACCTCTACGACGGTGATTCTCCTTTACCTACCGACAGCTTTCCTATAACCGAATCGTTTGTACGGCATCTGGAGGCTGATATTCGGTCTTTTCCTGCCGATTATCTCTGGAGCCACAGGAGATGGAAGCATAAAAGAGTTAGGAGCTAG
- a CDS encoding acyl-CoA carboxylase subunit beta, whose protein sequence is MSDPQAEAHLSKLEVLERKNQEALLGGGQARIDAQHKKGKLTARERIDLLLDEGSFEEIGKFVMHRSKDFGLDKEYYLGDGVVTGYGTVNGRLVYVFSQDFTVFGGSLSETHAEKIVKIMDLAMKNGAPVIGLNDSGGARIQEGVVSLGGYADIFYKNTLASGVVPQLSAIMGPCAGGAVYSPAITDFILMVEDTSYMFVTGPNVVKTVTHENVTSEELGGASTHSTKSGVTHFSCANEVVCINHVKQLLSYMPQNCEETAPTLPYEAGNETRPVLDSIIPENPNQPYDIREVIEGIIDADSFLEVHQNFAENIVVGFARLGGRSIGIVGNQPAVLAGVLDINASTKAARFVRFCDSFNIPLLVLEDVPGFLPGTDQEWRGIITNGAKLLYAFCEATVPRITVITRKAYGGAYDVMNSKHIGADMNYAWPTAEIAVMGAKGAAEIIFKREIAAASDPEAKLQEKVDEYQQKFATPYRAAHRGFVDEVILPSETRQKLIRAFKMLENKVDTMPRKKHGNIPL, encoded by the coding sequence ATGTCTGATCCGCAGGCGGAAGCCCATTTGAGCAAACTTGAGGTTCTCGAACGCAAAAACCAGGAAGCCCTGCTCGGCGGCGGCCAAGCTCGCATTGATGCCCAACACAAGAAAGGCAAACTGACAGCGCGGGAGCGTATAGATTTGCTGCTTGATGAAGGTTCATTCGAGGAAATCGGTAAGTTCGTCATGCACCGTTCCAAAGACTTTGGCCTAGATAAAGAGTATTACCTCGGCGACGGGGTAGTAACCGGCTACGGTACCGTAAATGGGCGGTTGGTGTATGTTTTCTCGCAGGATTTCACAGTTTTTGGCGGCTCTCTAAGCGAAACACACGCCGAGAAAATCGTGAAGATCATGGACCTCGCTATGAAGAACGGGGCACCTGTCATCGGTCTCAACGACTCAGGCGGCGCCCGAATTCAGGAAGGTGTTGTAAGCCTCGGCGGTTATGCTGACATCTTCTATAAAAACACACTGGCTTCGGGTGTGGTGCCTCAGTTATCGGCCATTATGGGACCGTGCGCGGGCGGTGCAGTATACTCGCCGGCCATTACAGACTTTATTTTGATGGTAGAAGACACGAGCTATATGTTCGTGACGGGGCCAAACGTGGTGAAGACAGTAACGCATGAAAACGTAACCAGCGAAGAACTAGGCGGGGCTAGCACTCATTCCACGAAAAGCGGCGTAACTCATTTCTCTTGCGCCAACGAAGTAGTCTGCATCAACCACGTCAAGCAGTTGTTGAGTTACATGCCGCAAAACTGTGAGGAAACGGCACCCACTTTGCCTTACGAAGCGGGTAACGAGACTCGTCCGGTCCTCGACAGCATCATTCCTGAAAACCCCAACCAACCCTACGACATTCGGGAAGTAATTGAGGGCATCATCGATGCCGATTCTTTCTTAGAAGTTCACCAGAATTTCGCCGAAAACATTGTGGTAGGTTTTGCTCGCCTTGGGGGTCGTAGCATTGGCATTGTAGGCAACCAACCCGCTGTGCTGGCCGGCGTACTCGACATTAATGCTAGCACTAAAGCTGCTCGGTTTGTGCGGTTCTGTGACTCTTTCAACATTCCACTGCTGGTGCTGGAAGATGTACCTGGCTTCTTGCCTGGTACCGACCAAGAGTGGCGCGGCATCATCACCAATGGCGCCAAGCTGCTTTATGCTTTCTGTGAGGCTACTGTCCCGCGCATCACTGTCATCACGCGCAAAGCCTATGGCGGCGCCTACGACGTGATGAACAGCAAGCACATCGGAGCCGATATGAACTATGCTTGGCCAACCGCTGAAATTGCGGTGATGGGTGCCAAGGGCGCAGCGGAAATCATCTTCAAGCGCGAAATAGCCGCAGCGTCTGACCCCGAAGCTAAGCTTCAAGAAAAGGTAGACGAGTACCAACAGAAATTTGCCACGCCTTATCGGGCTGCCCACCGCGGCTTCGTGGATGAAGTGATTTTGCCTTCAGAAACTCGGCAGAAGCTCATCCGGGCATTTAAGATGCTGGAAAACAAAGTAGATACTATGCCACGTAAGAAGCACGGAAACATTCCATTGTAG
- a CDS encoding YihY/virulence factor BrkB family protein — protein sequence MVLSSNGIMALLDAFEKKYPSFKKRTYVRKRVIATLLTVVLSAVLLVSVAGIFFGTYIIDALVFEEIVPEQYTSELITVIKYGSVVGLFLLTTCLVYYYVPPVHDKWPFFSAGAVVATLLIFLVSFLFILYVKIFDSYNHFYGSIGALVGFMVWLDFVCMTIIVGFEVNVSIDAVTGRLRQEPNGLRLLDRLRGKEKIAKVRA from the coding sequence TTGGTTCTAAGTAGCAACGGCATCATGGCGCTACTCGACGCCTTCGAGAAGAAGTATCCGTCTTTCAAGAAGCGAACTTATGTGCGCAAGCGCGTAATTGCAACGCTGCTTACAGTAGTACTTTCAGCAGTATTGCTGGTGTCGGTGGCAGGTATTTTCTTCGGTACTTACATTATTGATGCACTAGTGTTCGAGGAAATAGTGCCCGAGCAGTACACCAGCGAATTAATCACAGTTATCAAATACGGTTCAGTAGTTGGGCTGTTTTTGCTCACCACCTGTTTGGTGTATTACTATGTGCCGCCAGTGCACGACAAATGGCCATTTTTTTCGGCAGGTGCGGTGGTAGCTACGTTGCTTATTTTCTTGGTGTCGTTTCTGTTTATTCTCTACGTCAAGATTTTCGATTCCTACAACCACTTCTACGGCTCTATCGGAGCTCTTGTAGGCTTCATGGTATGGCTGGATTTTGTGTGCATGACCATTATTGTCGGCTTTGAAGTAAATGTGAGTATTGACGCCGTAACCGGGCGCCTGCGTCAAGAACCTAACGGCCTGCGACTACTAGACCGACTGCGCGGCAAAGAAAAAATAGCAAAAGTTAGAGCCTGA
- a CDS encoding acyl-CoA thioesterase, whose amino-acid sequence MYQSDTKIRVRYAETDQMGYVYHGNYAAFFEVCRTEAFRQLGISYKDLEASGVGMPVGEIRTRFRRPARYDDLLTVRLLLRQPAEGSRVMFEYEIYNEANELLTEGHTLMVFVSTSNGRPVPIPEQIKAKLAPYFTDDELTSPLTPPQSPVDAPAPAAFLKSK is encoded by the coding sequence ATGTACCAATCCGACACCAAAATTCGAGTCCGCTACGCCGAAACCGACCAAATGGGCTACGTGTACCACGGCAACTATGCGGCTTTCTTTGAAGTGTGCCGTACCGAAGCTTTTCGCCAGTTAGGCATTAGCTACAAAGACCTTGAAGCCAGTGGCGTGGGGATGCCAGTAGGAGAAATCCGGACCCGTTTCCGCCGGCCCGCTCGCTACGACGACTTGCTTACGGTGCGCCTGTTGTTGCGTCAGCCCGCTGAAGGTTCGCGGGTGATGTTTGAATATGAAATCTATAACGAGGCAAACGAGTTGTTAACGGAAGGCCACACGCTGATGGTATTCGTAAGCACGAGCAATGGGCGGCCTGTTCCGATTCCAGAGCAAATCAAGGCGAAGCTTGCCCCGTATTTCACGGATGATGAACTAACTAGTCCGCTAACACCTCCACAAAGCCCCGTAGATGCGCCCGCGCCCGCCGCGTTTTTAAAAAGTAAATAA
- a CDS encoding WbqC family protein, whose amino-acid sequence MPIVLFESQYHPPLPFFTEIIGAEALRLETQEHYHKQTYRNRCLILTAQGVKPLIVPVVDGNRSEKVKITDIEVDYRQNWVHQHWRTIQTAYGGTPYFEYYADYLHDIYVQKHQRLFDLNLAFLRFYLRCLRLRTPVEFTTEYFSTYPATTCPSYSVDQVANEVKDCRDSLTPKSLVASEPDRKSVQLYTQTFGKDFVSGLSILDLLFMQGPAAGSFLV is encoded by the coding sequence ATGCCTATCGTACTTTTTGAATCTCAATACCACCCGCCGCTCCCATTTTTCACTGAAATTATTGGGGCTGAAGCACTAAGGCTGGAAACACAAGAACACTACCACAAACAAACGTACCGCAACCGTTGTCTCATCCTAACAGCTCAGGGTGTTAAACCACTCATTGTTCCCGTCGTGGATGGTAACCGCAGCGAGAAAGTAAAGATCACGGATATAGAAGTTGACTACCGGCAAAATTGGGTGCACCAACATTGGCGAACCATACAAACTGCCTATGGCGGCACACCGTATTTCGAATACTACGCCGACTATCTACACGATATCTACGTACAAAAGCACCAACGCCTTTTTGATCTGAATCTTGCTTTCCTGCGCTTCTACCTGCGCTGCCTCCGGCTGCGGACTCCTGTGGAGTTTACCACCGAATATTTTTCAACTTATCCGGCAACGACATGCCCCTCTTACTCTGTTGATCAAGTAGCCAATGAAGTAAAGGACTGTCGTGATTCACTGACACCTAAGTCGCTAGTGGCATCTGAACCTGACAGGAAGTCGGTACAATTGTACACCCAGACCTTTGGTAAAGATTTTGTATCGGGACTGAGCATCCTAGACCTGTTGTTTATGCAGGGCCCGGCTGCCGGCAGTTTTCTCGTGTAG
- the mltG gene encoding endolytic transglycosylase MltG — translation MAKTRIDYKAKASRRRNLYSYTVGIVGLLLITFSYYFYQVFFTANVETKGRPTYVVVRRGQSAKSVLDSIDASGVIVDKLSLHFVARLMKYDQLVRPGRYELKDGYTNRQLINDLRTGRNRLPVLLTFQNIRLREDLARKLATTIDARPGQFDSLLNSPSYTKSLGFDTTSILTMFIPNTYELPWNASANNLMQRMKKEYERFWTPERDAKREKLNLTRAQVSTLASIVEAEQQQHADERPRVAGVYLNRLKRGMKLQADPTVVYANNDFTIKRVLNVHLAKDSPYNTYMYGGLPPGPINLPSIASIDAVLNPENHDYLYFCAKEDFSGYHAFARNEQEHLVNARRYQAALSRAGIMK, via the coding sequence ATGGCTAAAACCCGCATCGACTACAAAGCCAAGGCCTCCCGCCGCCGCAACCTTTACTCTTATACAGTAGGCATTGTTGGCTTGCTGCTCATCACATTCTCCTACTACTTCTACCAGGTTTTCTTCACTGCTAACGTCGAGACAAAGGGCCGCCCTACGTACGTGGTGGTACGGCGCGGACAGTCGGCTAAATCAGTACTCGACTCGATTGACGCGTCGGGGGTAATTGTCGACAAGCTGTCCTTACACTTCGTGGCGCGTTTGATGAAGTACGACCAACTAGTGCGGCCCGGCCGCTACGAGTTGAAAGATGGCTATACTAACCGCCAACTCATCAACGACCTGCGTACTGGCCGCAACCGGCTGCCGGTGCTGCTCACCTTCCAGAACATCCGCTTGCGCGAAGACCTAGCCCGCAAACTGGCCACTACCATTGATGCCCGTCCAGGCCAGTTCGACAGCCTGCTCAATAGCCCTAGCTATACCAAAAGCCTGGGCTTCGATACCACAAGCATCCTCACTATGTTCATTCCGAACACGTACGAGTTGCCCTGGAACGCGTCGGCCAACAACCTCATGCAACGCATGAAGAAAGAGTACGAGCGGTTCTGGACGCCTGAGCGCGACGCCAAACGCGAAAAACTGAATCTCACTCGCGCCCAGGTAAGCACGCTGGCCAGCATAGTAGAAGCCGAGCAGCAACAGCATGCCGACGAGCGGCCCCGCGTGGCGGGTGTGTACCTCAATCGTCTCAAGCGCGGTATGAAGTTGCAAGCCGACCCGACGGTGGTGTACGCCAACAACGATTTCACGATTAAACGGGTACTTAACGTACACTTGGCCAAAGATTCGCCCTACAACACGTATATGTACGGTGGCCTGCCGCCCGGCCCCATCAACCTGCCTAGCATTGCGAGTATTGATGCCGTTCTCAATCCCGAAAACCATGATTACCTGTACTTCTGCGCCAAAGAAGATTTCAGCGGCTACCACGCCTTTGCCCGTAACGAGCAAGAGCATCTGGTCAACGCTCGCCGTTACCAAGCAGCGTTGAGTCGCGCTGGAATTATGAAGTAA
- a CDS encoding YhjD/YihY/BrkB family envelope integrity protein, translated as MHLPVRRYHLPDLRRRRSYRQFIVWLKRLRIAGGKASVYDVVDRMIQELKLDSVEKRAGYMAFNFTVALFPTIIFLFTLIPYLPIPNLNVDILQFLADLIPGEMYKVVSGTIEDIVNIPHGGCSLSVLLLPWF; from the coding sequence ATGCACCTGCCAGTTCGTCGGTACCATTTGCCGGACTTGCGCCGTCGGCGTAGCTACCGGCAATTTATTGTGTGGTTGAAGCGCCTGCGTATTGCTGGTGGCAAAGCATCGGTGTATGACGTGGTGGACCGTATGATTCAGGAACTGAAGCTGGATAGTGTAGAAAAGCGGGCTGGCTACATGGCCTTTAACTTCACTGTAGCCCTATTCCCGACGATCATCTTTCTGTTCACGCTGATTCCCTATTTGCCTATCCCCAACCTCAACGTTGATATTCTTCAGTTCCTGGCTGACTTGATTCCGGGGGAGATGTACAAAGTGGTATCGGGTACCATCGAGGACATCGTGAATATTCCGCACGGGGGCTGCTCTCTTTCGGTTTTGCTACTGCCTTGGTTCTAA
- a CDS encoding L-threonylcarbamoyladenylate synthase yields the protein MPATLLRIHPDNPPQNRIQQVVEVLRKGGIIIYPTDTVYGIGCDIHNAKAVDRLCRIKGLNPDKANLSFICSDLSHISDYAHGITTPTYKVLKKALPGPFTFIFEASAKAPRQGGNKRKTVGIRVPDNTIIVQLVKELGNPIISTSVREDENTLEEYVTDPDLIYEKYRLLVDLVIDGGFGGNIPSTIIDCTNDDFELVRQGAGDIEQYL from the coding sequence ATGCCCGCTACGCTGCTCCGCATTCACCCCGATAATCCACCTCAGAATCGTATCCAACAAGTTGTAGAAGTGCTACGCAAAGGCGGCATCATTATCTACCCCACGGATACAGTTTATGGTATCGGCTGCGATATACACAATGCCAAAGCAGTAGATCGGCTTTGCCGCATTAAGGGTCTTAACCCTGATAAAGCCAATTTGAGCTTTATCTGCTCCGACCTTTCTCACATTTCCGACTACGCGCACGGCATTACCACACCCACGTATAAGGTACTTAAGAAAGCCCTCCCGGGTCCTTTCACCTTCATTTTCGAAGCCAGTGCTAAGGCTCCACGCCAAGGCGGTAACAAGCGCAAAACCGTCGGCATTCGGGTACCCGACAACACGATTATCGTTCAGCTGGTAAAAGAGCTAGGCAACCCTATCATCAGCACCTCGGTTCGAGAAGACGAAAACACCCTAGAAGAATACGTAACCGACCCCGACCTGATTTACGAGAAGTACCGTCTGCTCGTGGACTTGGTAATCGATGGTGGCTTCGGCGGCAACATCCCTAGCACTATCATTGACTGCACCAACGACGACTTCGAATTAGTTCGCCAGGGCGCCGGCGACATCGAGCAGTATCTTTAA
- a CDS encoding ATP-dependent Clp protease ATP-binding subunit, translating to MEAKFSNRVKEVISLSREEAIRLGHDYIGTEHLLLGMIREGEGTAIGLLKKLGVSVDELKYALEQATRNTATQGTSITGSIPLTKQTEKVLKITYLEAKIFKSEIIGTEHLLLSILRDEDNISSQILSKFNVNYESVRDSLDYHGNTANNPTNGPEADDDDNDRLFGGGAGRGGAGAGATPKKGTEKSRTPVLDNFGRDLTKLAEDDKLDPIVGREKEIERVAQILSRRKKNNPILIGEPGVGKTAIAEGLALRIIQKKVSRVLFGKRVVTLDLASLVAGTKYRGQFEERMKAVMNELEKSPDVILFIDELHTIVGAGGASGSLDASNMFKPALARGEIQCIGATTLDEYRQYIEKDGALARRFQMVMVDPTTPEETIEILHNIKDKYQDHHHVVYTDKAIESCVKLSDRYMSDRFLPDKAIDILDEAGARVHINNIVVPEDILKLEESIENIKTEKNRVVKSQKYEEAAKLRDNEKKLLEQLDQAKKDWEEETKKKRYTVKEENVAEVIAMMTGIPVSRVAQNESAKLLNMGEELQGKVIGQDKAIKQLVKAIQRTRVGLKDPKKPIGSFVFLGPTGVGKTELAKVLATYLFDKEDSLVRIDMSEYMEKFSISRLVGAPPGYVGYEEGGQLTEKIRRKPYSVILLDEIEKAHPDVYNLLLQVLDDGILTDGLGRKVDFRNTIIIMTSNIGARDLQDFGAGIGFGTKARQENLDELTKSTITNALRKTFSPEFLNRLDDVIVFNSLEKKDIHRIIDISLSKLLSRIQLLGYRVELTEAAKDFVAEKGYDPKFGARPLNRAIQKYIEDPIAEEILKAELVQGDVITADFTEGGEELTFVVSKSDEPQNLASDERPAEKPEPSDDVDSKK from the coding sequence ATGGAAGCTAAATTCTCAAATCGAGTCAAAGAGGTCATCTCTCTGAGCCGGGAAGAGGCCATCCGGCTCGGGCACGATTATATCGGTACCGAACACTTATTGTTGGGCATGATTCGCGAAGGGGAAGGCACGGCTATCGGTTTGCTCAAGAAGTTGGGTGTATCCGTAGACGAGCTGAAGTACGCCCTTGAGCAAGCTACTCGCAATACGGCCACGCAGGGCACGAGCATTACTGGCTCTATCCCGCTGACAAAGCAAACCGAGAAAGTCCTCAAAATCACCTACCTCGAAGCTAAAATCTTCAAGAGCGAAATCATTGGCACCGAGCATTTGCTGTTGTCAATCTTGCGCGACGAAGACAATATTTCGTCTCAAATTCTTAGCAAATTTAACGTGAACTACGAATCCGTGCGCGATTCGCTGGACTACCACGGTAATACGGCGAACAACCCCACCAACGGCCCTGAGGCCGATGACGACGACAACGACCGCCTCTTTGGCGGTGGTGCAGGCCGCGGCGGTGCCGGTGCTGGTGCCACCCCTAAGAAAGGCACTGAAAAGTCGCGTACTCCTGTACTCGACAACTTTGGCCGTGACCTCACGAAACTGGCTGAAGACGACAAACTCGACCCGATTGTAGGTCGTGAGAAAGAAATTGAGCGCGTAGCTCAGATTTTGAGCCGCCGCAAAAAGAACAACCCGATTTTGATCGGTGAGCCTGGTGTTGGTAAAACGGCAATTGCCGAAGGTCTAGCCTTGCGCATTATCCAGAAGAAAGTATCGCGTGTGCTGTTTGGTAAGCGCGTTGTTACGCTGGATTTGGCCTCGTTGGTGGCAGGTACCAAGTACCGTGGTCAGTTCGAGGAGCGTATGAAGGCCGTGATGAACGAGCTGGAGAAGTCGCCCGACGTGATTCTGTTCATTGACGAGCTGCACACGATTGTAGGTGCTGGCGGAGCTTCAGGCTCGCTGGATGCTTCCAACATGTTCAAGCCGGCTTTGGCCCGCGGCGAAATTCAATGCATCGGTGCTACCACGCTTGATGAGTACCGTCAGTACATCGAGAAAGATGGTGCCTTGGCCCGTCGTTTCCAGATGGTAATGGTAGATCCTACCACGCCTGAGGAAACCATCGAAATCCTGCACAATATCAAGGACAAGTATCAGGACCACCACCATGTGGTGTACACTGATAAGGCGATTGAATCGTGCGTGAAACTGTCAGATCGTTATATGTCTGACCGTTTCTTGCCAGACAAGGCCATCGACATCCTGGACGAAGCGGGTGCCCGCGTGCACATCAACAACATCGTGGTTCCCGAGGATATCTTGAAGCTTGAAGAGAGCATCGAGAATATCAAGACTGAAAAGAACCGCGTGGTGAAATCTCAGAAGTACGAGGAAGCTGCCAAGCTCCGCGACAATGAGAAGAAGCTATTGGAGCAACTCGACCAAGCCAAGAAGGATTGGGAAGAGGAAACCAAGAAAAAGCGCTACACCGTTAAGGAAGAAAACGTAGCCGAGGTTATTGCCATGATGACCGGCATTCCGGTTAGCCGTGTCGCGCAGAACGAAAGCGCTAAGCTTTTGAACATGGGCGAAGAGCTGCAAGGCAAGGTTATCGGCCAAGACAAGGCTATCAAGCAGTTGGTGAAAGCCATCCAGCGCACCCGCGTAGGCTTGAAAGACCCTAAGAAGCCAATCGGCTCGTTCGTATTCCTCGGCCCAACTGGTGTCGGTAAGACGGAGTTAGCCAAGGTGTTGGCTACATACCTCTTCGACAAAGAAGATTCGCTTGTTCGGATCGACATGTCGGAGTACATGGAGAAATTTAGCATCTCGCGCCTGGTGGGCGCACCTCCCGGCTACGTGGGTTATGAAGAAGGCGGTCAGCTGACGGAAAAAATCCGCCGCAAGCCGTATTCGGTTATCCTTCTCGACGAGATTGAAAAGGCTCACCCCGACGTCTATAACTTGCTGTTGCAAGTGCTCGACGATGGTATCCTAACTGATGGCCTTGGCCGTAAGGTAGACTTTCGTAACACCATCATCATCATGACCTCTAACATCGGTGCCCGCGACTTGCAGGACTTCGGTGCGGGTATCGGCTTCGGCACGAAGGCCCGGCAAGAGAATCTGGATGAGTTAACGAAAAGCACCATCACCAACGCTCTGCGTAAGACGTTCTCGCCCGAGTTCCTCAATCGTTTGGACGACGTGATTGTCTTCAACTCGCTCGAGAAGAAAGACATCCACCGCATCATCGACATCTCGCTGTCGAAGCTGCTGAGCCGCATCCAACTGTTGGGCTACCGTGTAGAGCTGACTGAGGCTGCCAAGGACTTTGTAGCTGAGAAAGGTTATGATCCTAAGTTCGGTGCTCGTCCGCTGAACCGGGCTATCCAGAAGTACATCGAAGATCCGATTGCTGAGGAAATCCTGAAAGCAGAACTTGTTCAAGGCGATGTTATCACAGCCGACTTTACGGAAGGTGGTGAAGAGTTAACGTTTGTGGTGAGCAAGAGCGACGAACCGCAGAACCTTGCCAGCGACGAGCGGCCAGCTGAAAAGCCAGAGCCAAGCGACGACGTTGATTCCAAGAAGTAA
- a CDS encoding T9SS type A sorting domain-containing protein encodes MPHNYSPNFKLRSLFTLTLGLGFSLTAFAQALTPISISSAATVYNQNFDGLGATGTTYPTGWTGLRLTGTGTALEALNPVVSDGSSNTGAIYNVGSTAATDRAIGSLASASTEPAFGAVFSNQTGAAITRVNIAARTEQWRSGSNNAVNEIVAFEYSLNATSLSTGTWTAVTTLDLNERATTTTAAAAIDGNLAANSAAINGSITLNWPANTTMWIRWKDTDNLNSDALIAVDNFAISTGTTPLATRNAEKNSTVSVFPNPTTDALHIHTSGKGVKASVTVADLTGRELLSGTTAADGTFDVRSLPAGSYTITVNDGTESSVHKVVKR; translated from the coding sequence ATGCCTCACAACTACAGTCCAAATTTCAAACTACGCAGCTTATTCACTCTCACGCTAGGTTTAGGATTTAGTCTAACCGCTTTCGCGCAAGCTCTTACTCCTATCAGCATTAGCAGCGCCGCCACTGTCTATAATCAGAACTTCGATGGGCTAGGTGCCACGGGTACCACATATCCTACTGGTTGGACAGGTCTGCGCCTTACAGGTACGGGTACCGCGTTGGAAGCTTTAAATCCTGTTGTTTCAGATGGTAGTTCTAACACGGGAGCAATCTATAATGTAGGGTCAACCGCTGCCACGGACCGTGCCATAGGTAGCTTGGCTTCTGCGAGTACAGAGCCTGCTTTTGGGGCAGTATTTTCCAACCAGACTGGTGCAGCCATAACGCGAGTTAATATTGCAGCCCGCACTGAGCAGTGGCGTTCAGGAAGCAATAATGCTGTTAACGAAATAGTAGCCTTTGAATACAGCCTCAATGCCACTAGCCTAAGTACCGGTACTTGGACGGCTGTAACAACGCTAGACCTAAACGAACGGGCTACTACTACTACCGCAGCAGCGGCTATTGACGGTAATCTGGCTGCCAACAGCGCAGCAATCAATGGCTCTATCACGTTGAACTGGCCCGCAAATACTACGATGTGGATTCGTTGGAAAGACACCGACAATCTGAATTCTGACGCCCTAATAGCTGTCGACAACTTCGCCATTTCGACTGGCACCACCCCTTTGGCCACCCGCAATGCTGAGAAGAACAGCACTGTGAGTGTATTCCCAAATCCAACTACCGACGCGCTCCACATTCATACAAGCGGCAAAGGAGTCAAAGCCTCTGTCACAGTTGCTGATCTAACTGGCCGCGAGTTATTGAGTGGCACCACTGCTGCAGATGGCACATTTGACGTACGCAGTCTACCTGCAGGCAGCTACACCATCACCGTTAATGATGGTACCGAAAGCTCGGTTCACAAGGTGGTTAAGCGTTAA